A genomic region of Methanomassiliicoccales archaeon contains the following coding sequences:
- a CDS encoding substrate-binding domain-containing protein has protein sequence MRWFCGLLVLLTGVVGLAVTEAKYTFYFVTHMGPADPNTQWYLAGIKEAEKILPIKVIYSAPEVFSVEKQRELIEAAIAAKPDGLVVSITDPVAFDEPLRRAIAEGLPVVAVNIPDMRPESERIPYIAYVGGDEYLTGYKIAERVYQEAQARGVKPVKALFINHHVGHAGIMARYKGWCDFFEPLGVKTVHLAASEDPTVLYEVTRSGLEANPDVNLIFAPAGWAAPWAHKAAKDLGRADQILFGTVDDSPFSIEGILRGYLVCSHSQQFFLQGFLPVMWLYIYLEYGYKPALVNQLTGPIIIDKSNAMEFKEANLKVLGEELYNKLIIWTY, from the coding sequence ATGCGTTGGTTTTGTGGGTTGTTAGTGTTGCTAACCGGCGTAGTAGGATTAGCTGTTACAGAGGCAAAATATACTTTTTATTTCGTTACCCATATGGGACCCGCTGACCCTAATACTCAGTGGTATCTCGCAGGCATTAAAGAAGCGGAAAAGATACTTCCAATCAAGGTCATCTACAGTGCTCCGGAAGTATTTTCCGTCGAGAAACAACGGGAGCTAATAGAAGCTGCGATTGCCGCCAAACCCGATGGTCTTGTTGTATCCATTACCGACCCTGTTGCCTTCGATGAGCCTTTGAGGCGCGCTATCGCTGAAGGTCTACCTGTAGTTGCAGTAAATATCCCGGACATGAGGCCCGAGAGTGAACGCATCCCTTATATTGCGTATGTTGGTGGTGACGAATACTTGACCGGGTATAAAATTGCTGAACGTGTATACCAAGAGGCCCAGGCAAGAGGTGTTAAACCAGTAAAAGCTCTTTTCATAAATCACCATGTCGGCCATGCCGGAATTATGGCGCGGTATAAGGGTTGGTGTGACTTTTTTGAGCCGCTCGGAGTCAAAACTGTACATCTCGCAGCGTCTGAGGATCCAACAGTATTGTATGAAGTCACACGTAGCGGCCTTGAGGCCAATCCAGATGTTAACCTGATTTTTGCGCCCGCTGGATGGGCGGCTCCGTGGGCTCATAAAGCTGCAAAAGACTTGGGTCGAGCTGATCAAATCCTCTTTGGGACAGTCGATGATAGCCCGTTCTCAATTGAAGGCATCTTGCGTGGGTATTTAGTTTGTAGCCACAGTCAGCAATTTTTCCTTCAGGGATTTTTGCCTGTAATGTGGCTTTATATTTATCTAGAATATGGATATAAACCTGCACTGGTAAACCAATTAACAGGCCCTATTATCATCGACAAATCAAATGCGATGGAGTTTAAAGAAGCAAACCTTAAAGTTTTAGGAGAAGAACTGTATAATAAGTTAATAATTTGGACATATTAA